One window of the Chitinimonas sp. BJYL2 genome contains the following:
- the pulA gene encoding pullulanase-type alpha-1,6-glucosidase produces the protein MPPSLVKPVFTLLPALLACPIFAHAAGVTRADCDQAEHQTMLAAHPHSTTEARAYWLTDQQMQWPGMGEAHQFVLAHAPAGGIKAIKGESASGYAALIPLQLDQTALHQATAERFKFVGGGVRLALPKLNRAALIALHRGELVLLALDAQKRVIQATAIQHPGALDALFGEAAQTHELGAAPAPDVTRFKLWAPTAQQVAVCRYDSGHGKARQIIAMKFDTRTGIWQGQAKGDLSGQYYRYVVDTFVPGVGLVRNRVTDPYSVSLTTDSKRSYIARLDDARLKPAGWDETPRPNTVKRATDMSVYELHVRDFSIGDVSVSSANRGKYLAFTETGSNGMRHLQALQRAGMTDVHLLPVFDLASVPEKDCATPTVPKASADSEAQQAAVMAVAAKDCFNWGYDPFHFNAPEGSFASDAADGAKRILEFRQMVQALHRAGLRVGMDVVYNHMSAAGQHPQSVLDRIVPGYYHRLNERGAVERSTCCDNTATEHTMMAKLMIDSAELWAREYKIDSFRFDLMGHQPRAAMERLQARVDKAAGQPVQLLGEGWNFGEVANGARFVQASQLSLNGTGIGTFSDRSRDAVRGGGPADGGQELIARQGYINGLVYAPNALAGKQPLEVLMKAADMVRVGLAGTLRDYVMQTFDGSARKLEQIDYAGQPAGYASQPAEAVNYVENHDNQTLFDANVYKLPLDTSREDRARVQLLGAATTALSQGVAYFHAGLEILRSKSMDRNSYDSGDWFNRLDWTYTDNGFAAGLPPKQDNASQYALIAPLLANPAIKPTPGDIAFTRDAFNDLLRIRASTPLFRLPTTADIQQRLRFYNTGPTQDPTVIVGRLDGTGMPDAGFKAVLYFINVAPEAKTLTLADEQNQPWVLHPVQRAASAADLRPQQAARYTAASGQFSIPARSTAVYVIH, from the coding sequence ATGCCCCCAAGCCTCGTCAAACCCGTTTTCACCCTGCTCCCAGCCCTGCTCGCCTGTCCGATTTTTGCCCACGCCGCCGGCGTTACGCGCGCCGATTGCGATCAGGCGGAGCACCAGACCATGCTCGCTGCGCACCCTCATTCCACGACGGAAGCGCGTGCCTATTGGCTCACCGATCAGCAGATGCAATGGCCCGGCATGGGTGAGGCGCATCAGTTCGTGCTGGCCCATGCGCCTGCCGGCGGTATCAAGGCGATCAAGGGCGAATCGGCGTCTGGTTACGCGGCGCTGATACCGCTGCAGCTTGATCAAACGGCATTGCACCAGGCGACCGCGGAACGCTTCAAGTTCGTGGGTGGCGGCGTACGCCTTGCCTTGCCCAAACTGAATCGCGCCGCGCTGATCGCACTGCACCGCGGCGAGCTGGTATTGCTGGCGCTGGATGCGCAGAAACGGGTCATCCAGGCCACTGCCATCCAGCATCCTGGTGCGCTGGATGCCCTGTTTGGTGAAGCCGCACAGACACACGAGCTCGGCGCCGCACCTGCACCAGATGTCACTCGCTTCAAACTATGGGCACCTACTGCGCAACAGGTGGCCGTTTGCCGCTATGACAGCGGTCATGGCAAAGCGCGCCAGATCATCGCTATGAAGTTCGATACCCGTACCGGTATCTGGCAGGGCCAGGCAAAAGGTGACCTGAGCGGCCAGTACTACCGGTATGTCGTTGATACCTTCGTGCCCGGCGTCGGGCTGGTTCGCAACCGCGTCACCGATCCGTACTCGGTGAGTCTCACCACAGACTCAAAACGCAGCTACATTGCCCGGCTGGACGATGCACGGCTCAAACCGGCGGGCTGGGATGAGACCCCGAGGCCAAACACCGTCAAACGCGCCACCGATATGTCGGTGTATGAACTGCATGTGCGCGACTTTTCCATTGGCGATGTCAGCGTCAGTAGCGCCAACCGTGGCAAGTACCTGGCCTTTACCGAGACCGGCTCGAACGGCATGCGCCACCTGCAAGCCTTGCAACGGGCAGGGATGACCGATGTGCATCTGCTGCCGGTGTTTGATCTGGCCAGCGTGCCCGAGAAAGACTGCGCCACCCCCACCGTTCCCAAAGCCTCCGCAGACAGCGAGGCCCAGCAAGCGGCCGTGATGGCAGTGGCGGCTAAGGATTGCTTCAACTGGGGCTACGATCCGTTCCACTTCAACGCACCCGAGGGCAGTTTTGCCAGCGACGCGGCCGATGGCGCCAAACGCATCCTTGAATTCCGGCAGATGGTGCAGGCGCTGCATCGCGCGGGTCTGCGTGTAGGCATGGACGTGGTGTACAACCACATGTCGGCCGCAGGCCAGCACCCGCAATCGGTGCTGGACCGAATCGTACCCGGCTACTACCACCGCCTGAACGAACGTGGCGCGGTCGAGCGCTCCACCTGTTGCGACAACACGGCCACCGAACACACCATGATGGCCAAGCTGATGATCGACTCGGCTGAGTTGTGGGCACGCGAATACAAGATCGACTCGTTCCGCTTTGACCTGATGGGCCACCAGCCGCGTGCAGCCATGGAGCGCCTGCAGGCCCGCGTGGACAAGGCGGCCGGCCAGCCCGTGCAGCTGCTGGGGGAAGGCTGGAACTTTGGCGAAGTCGCCAATGGTGCACGCTTTGTACAGGCTTCGCAGCTATCGCTTAACGGTACCGGCATCGGCACCTTCAGCGATCGCTCGCGCGATGCCGTGCGTGGCGGTGGACCGGCCGATGGCGGGCAGGAACTGATTGCACGCCAGGGCTATATCAACGGGCTGGTTTATGCCCCCAATGCGCTGGCCGGCAAGCAGCCCCTAGAAGTGCTGATGAAGGCGGCCGACATGGTGCGCGTCGGCCTCGCCGGCACTCTGCGCGATTACGTGATGCAGACTTTCGATGGCAGCGCGCGCAAGCTTGAACAGATCGACTACGCGGGCCAACCAGCGGGCTATGCCTCGCAGCCTGCCGAGGCCGTCAACTATGTGGAAAACCACGACAACCAGACGCTGTTCGATGCCAATGTCTACAAACTGCCGCTCGACACATCGCGAGAGGATCGCGCCCGCGTGCAGCTGCTGGGCGCAGCCACCACAGCGCTGAGCCAGGGTGTAGCCTACTTCCACGCCGGGCTGGAAATCCTGCGTTCCAAGTCGATGGATCGTAACAGCTACGACTCGGGTGACTGGTTCAACCGGCTGGACTGGACATACACCGACAACGGCTTTGCCGCCGGCCTGCCGCCCAAGCAGGACAACGCCAGTCAATATGCGCTGATCGCCCCGCTGCTGGCCAACCCGGCCATCAAGCCCACACCGGGGGACATTGCGTTCACGCGCGATGCGTTCAACGATTTGCTGCGTATCCGCGCGAGCACCCCGCTGTTCCGTCTGCCCACCACAGCCGATATCCAGCAGCGCCTACGCTTCTACAACACCGGCCCGACGCAAGACCCGACGGTGATTGTGGGCCGGCTCGACGGGACCGGCATGCCCGATGCCGGCTTCAAGGCAGTGCTGTACTTCATCAACGTCGCCCCCGAGGCAAAAACGCTGACGCTGGCTGACGAGCAAAACCAGCCTTGGGTATTGCATCCGGTACAACGCGCCGCCAGCGCTGCCGATCTGCGCCCGCAACAAGCTGCACGCTATACCGCAGCCAGTGGCCAGTTCAGCATTCCGGCACGCAGTACGGCGGTGTACGTCATCCATTGA
- a CDS encoding MATE family efflux transporter, which produces MKPTKLQPMRLTPIVGPLLLELFLGVGVGVIGTWLAAQLGDTAGAAFALTNHVAAMLFILFRVIGAGIGVVITQYLGGGQRAGADAIARASLGASTWMGGFTAVLAVLFATPLMGVMNAPAEVVPLAVPFLMWLAPAMLLDAWNASMSSVLRAHLRVREALITVVVMQIVHLALCWVLMRALGLPGFALALIISRSVGLALHWRFWQQRLAIAIHSSDWFQLRWKELQAVLRIGLPGAAEQIGYRLAFTVSVSVAGLLGASALATQAYVLQLGMFVVLCGVATGLAVEIVVGHQIGAGHLKAADKLVRRALASGLLVALLATSLMALAGEQLLGLFTQDAAVISLGTQLLWWTVLLEPGRTFNLIVINALRATGDARFPVMAGIASMVIVLAGGAWVLGIHAGLGLVGLWIAYAADEWLRGLIMWWRWQSRAWLAHARDSHRRVRAGDGH; this is translated from the coding sequence ATGAAACCCACCAAGTTGCAACCGATGCGGCTGACGCCGATTGTCGGCCCTTTGTTGCTTGAGCTGTTCCTCGGCGTCGGTGTCGGGGTGATCGGCACCTGGCTGGCCGCCCAGCTCGGTGACACGGCCGGTGCTGCCTTTGCGCTGACCAACCATGTCGCCGCCATGCTATTCATCCTGTTCCGTGTTATTGGCGCAGGGATTGGTGTGGTGATCACCCAGTATCTGGGCGGTGGGCAGCGTGCTGGCGCTGATGCCATTGCCCGTGCTTCGCTGGGTGCGAGCACCTGGATGGGCGGCTTCACCGCCGTGCTGGCGGTGCTGTTTGCCACGCCACTGATGGGCGTGATGAATGCGCCGGCCGAGGTGGTGCCGCTGGCTGTGCCATTCCTGATGTGGCTGGCGCCCGCCATGCTGCTGGATGCCTGGAATGCCAGCATGTCCAGCGTGCTGCGAGCACATCTGCGTGTACGCGAGGCACTGATTACCGTCGTGGTGATGCAGATCGTGCATCTTGCTTTGTGCTGGGTGCTGATGCGCGCATTGGGCTTGCCGGGTTTTGCGCTGGCCTTGATCATCAGTCGCAGTGTCGGCCTCGCGCTGCACTGGCGGTTCTGGCAACAACGGCTGGCGATTGCCATCCACTCCTCCGACTGGTTCCAGTTGCGCTGGAAGGAGCTTCAAGCGGTGCTGCGTATCGGTTTGCCTGGCGCGGCTGAACAGATCGGTTATCGCCTTGCATTCACTGTGAGCGTCTCGGTGGCCGGCCTGCTGGGTGCAAGCGCGCTGGCCACACAGGCTTATGTGTTGCAGCTCGGGATGTTTGTGGTGCTATGCGGCGTGGCAACCGGGCTGGCTGTCGAGATTGTGGTCGGCCATCAGATCGGCGCGGGTCACCTCAAAGCGGCTGACAAGCTGGTACGCCGCGCACTGGCGAGCGGTTTGCTGGTTGCCTTGCTAGCCACCAGCCTGATGGCGCTGGCGGGTGAGCAACTGCTTGGCCTGTTTACCCAGGATGCCGCAGTGATCAGCCTAGGCACCCAGCTGCTTTGGTGGACCGTACTGCTGGAGCCGGGCCGAACCTTCAACCTGATCGTGATCAATGCCTTGCGTGCCACAGGCGATGCACGTTTCCCAGTGATGGCGGGTATTGCATCCATGGTGATCGTACTGGCCGGTGGTGCTTGGGTACTAGGCATTCACGCCGGTCTGGGCCTGGTAGGCCTCTGGATTGCGTATGCGGCGGATGAGTGGCTGCGTGGCTTGATCATGTGGTGGCGCTGGCAAAGCCGTGCCTGGCTGGCCCACGCGCGCGATTCGCATCGGCGGGTGAGGGCAGGGGATGGGCACTGA
- a CDS encoding aldo/keto reductase family oxidoreductase, with amino-acid sequence MNDLNFSRLILGIWRIGDWQKTPAELADYIEACLDLGIDTFDLADIYTGYQCERLFGEALAVRPSLKQRIKLISKCGIALVTPARPQHRVKHYNTSGAHIVASAENSLREMGVEQLDMLLIHRPDPLMDADEMADAFGQLQRAGKVKRFGVSNFLPHQLALLQSRWHEPLAANQVEVSLLHADTLFDGTLDQCQQLRIMPQAWSPLGGGRLSDTAPDTPLGKVLVRLGSELGVTAEQLAIAWLLRHPAHIHPVLGTGKLDRIRELVAAQQVSLDRQQWFELLEAALGRTMP; translated from the coding sequence ATGAACGACCTGAATTTCTCCCGCCTCATCCTCGGTATCTGGCGCATTGGCGACTGGCAGAAAACCCCCGCCGAGCTGGCCGATTACATTGAAGCCTGCCTGGATTTGGGTATCGATACCTTTGATCTGGCCGATATCTACACCGGCTATCAATGCGAGCGCCTGTTTGGCGAAGCACTGGCTGTGCGGCCATCGCTCAAGCAGCGCATCAAGTTGATCAGCAAGTGCGGCATCGCGCTAGTGACGCCGGCCCGCCCACAGCATCGGGTCAAGCACTACAACACCAGCGGCGCGCATATCGTGGCTTCGGCCGAGAACTCGCTGCGCGAGATGGGCGTGGAGCAGCTCGACATGTTGCTGATCCACCGTCCCGATCCTTTAATGGATGCGGATGAGATGGCCGATGCTTTCGGCCAGTTGCAGCGTGCCGGCAAGGTCAAACGCTTTGGGGTATCCAATTTCCTCCCGCATCAGCTGGCGCTGCTGCAAAGCCGTTGGCATGAGCCGCTGGCGGCCAATCAGGTCGAAGTCTCGTTACTGCATGCCGATACGCTGTTCGATGGCACGCTTGATCAATGCCAGCAGCTGCGCATCATGCCGCAAGCTTGGTCACCCCTCGGCGGTGGCCGTTTGAGCGATACGGCGCCCGATACGCCGCTGGGCAAGGTGCTGGTGCGTCTGGGTAGCGAGCTGGGCGTGACCGCTGAACAGTTAGCCATTGCCTGGCTGCTACGTCACCCGGCGCACATTCATCCGGTGCTGGGAACCGGCAAGCTGGACCGCATTCGTGAGCTGGTCGCCGCACAGCAAGTCAGTCTCGACAGACAGCAATGGTTCGAGCTGCTGGAGGCTGCGCTGGGCCGCACGATGCCCTGA
- a CDS encoding alpha-glucosidase, whose amino-acid sequence MKNQKESEWWRGAVIYQIYPRSYMDSNNDGVGDLAGIVGKLPYIASLGVDAIWISPFFASPMKDFGYDVSDYCDVDPLFGDLKAFDQVVAEAHKLGIKIVIDQVLSHCSDQHEWFKESRASRKNPKSDWFVWADPKADGSPPNNWLSVFGGSAWQWDTRRRQYYLHNFLASQPDLNYHSPAVQKAILGTIKFWLDRGVDGFRFDACNFHFHDAQLRNNPPAAARDSVSVSADNPYGLQRHKYDKSRPENLAFLQQIRKLLNKYGAASLGEVGCDDALKTMAEYTSGGDKFNMAYSFNLLTDDGSPAYIRKQVEEMEAQLKRVGKRQGAAGWSCWSIGNHDRPRVMTRWGKNKASDDYARVLLAMSASLRGSLCIYQGEELALTEADIPFELLQDPVGITFWPEDKGRDGCRTPMPWTSKDANGGFSKAKPWLPVAKEHLARAVDVQDGKPDSVLSFYRTFLSWRRQQDVLKAGEIAFIDAGESVLAFTRTMGKETWLCAFNLGGKAVSFKLPKSLGALVAVEGHGLAGGKLDGDTVKLAAHGGLFAALPQSKPVAKASKPAAKGKTK is encoded by the coding sequence TTGAAAAATCAAAAAGAGAGTGAGTGGTGGCGTGGCGCGGTGATCTACCAGATTTACCCGCGCAGCTATATGGACAGCAATAACGACGGCGTCGGTGATCTGGCCGGCATTGTGGGGAAGCTGCCCTACATCGCCAGCCTGGGGGTCGATGCGATCTGGATCTCGCCGTTCTTTGCGTCCCCGATGAAGGACTTTGGCTACGACGTGTCGGACTACTGCGATGTAGACCCGCTATTCGGTGACCTGAAGGCGTTTGATCAAGTGGTGGCTGAGGCCCACAAGCTCGGCATCAAGATCGTTATCGATCAGGTGCTGTCGCATTGCTCGGACCAGCACGAATGGTTCAAGGAAAGCCGTGCAAGCCGCAAGAACCCCAAGTCCGACTGGTTTGTCTGGGCCGATCCCAAAGCTGACGGATCGCCGCCCAACAACTGGCTGTCGGTGTTCGGTGGTTCGGCCTGGCAGTGGGATACACGCCGTCGCCAGTACTACCTGCACAACTTCCTCGCCTCGCAGCCTGATCTGAACTACCACAGCCCCGCCGTGCAAAAGGCGATTCTGGGCACGATCAAGTTCTGGCTGGATCGTGGCGTGGATGGTTTCCGCTTCGATGCCTGCAATTTCCATTTCCACGACGCACAGCTACGCAACAACCCGCCCGCCGCCGCACGCGATAGCGTTTCGGTCAGCGCGGACAACCCTTATGGCTTGCAGCGCCACAAATACGACAAGTCTCGCCCGGAGAACCTCGCCTTTCTGCAGCAGATCCGCAAGCTGCTCAACAAGTACGGCGCAGCCTCGCTAGGTGAGGTGGGTTGCGATGACGCGCTCAAGACCATGGCCGAGTACACCTCGGGCGGCGACAAGTTCAACATGGCCTACAGCTTCAACCTGCTGACCGACGACGGCTCGCCGGCGTACATCCGCAAGCAGGTCGAAGAAATGGAAGCCCAACTCAAGCGCGTGGGCAAGCGGCAGGGCGCGGCAGGCTGGAGCTGCTGGAGTATCGGCAACCATGATCGCCCGCGGGTGATGACACGCTGGGGCAAGAACAAGGCCAGCGACGATTACGCCCGTGTGCTGCTGGCCATGTCGGCCAGTTTGCGCGGCAGCCTGTGTATCTATCAGGGTGAAGAGTTGGCGCTGACCGAGGCCGATATCCCTTTCGAACTGCTGCAAGACCCGGTCGGCATCACCTTTTGGCCCGAAGACAAAGGTCGCGATGGTTGCCGCACGCCCATGCCTTGGACCAGCAAGGATGCCAACGGTGGCTTCTCCAAAGCCAAGCCCTGGCTGCCGGTGGCCAAGGAGCATCTGGCCCGCGCGGTGGATGTGCAGGATGGCAAGCCCGATTCGGTGCTGAGTTTTTATCGCACCTTCCTGAGCTGGCGTCGCCAGCAGGATGTTCTGAAGGCGGGCGAGATTGCCTTCATCGACGCCGGCGAGTCGGTGCTGGCCTTTACCCGTACCATGGGCAAGGAAACTTGGTTGTGCGCATTCAACCTGGGCGGCAAGGCGGTCAGTTTCAAGCTGCCCAAGTCGCTGGGTGCGCTAGTGGCGGTGGAGGGGCACGGTCTTGCTGGCGGCAAGCTCGATGGCGATACAGTGAAGCTGGCAGCCCACGGCGGCCTGTTTGCCGCGCTGCCGCAGAGCAAGCCTGTTGCCAAGGCCAGCAAGCCTGCGGCCAAGGGAAAGACCAAGTAA
- the gap gene encoding type I glyceraldehyde-3-phosphate dehydrogenase, protein MTIRIAINGYGRIGRNVLRALYEANRRSEFEIVAINNLGDIEVNAHLTEYDTVHGRFRGEVGIDGEHLVVNGDRIRYLSVRDPAQLPWKDLNVDVVFECTGLFTSKAKASAHLAAGAKKVIISAPGGADVDATIVYGVNHGALKAEHTVISNASCTTNCLAPLVAPLHAAMGIQEGLMTTVHSYTNDQVLTDLYHEDLRRARSATQSMIPTKTGAAAAIGLVIPELAGKLDGLAVRVPTINVSLVDLVFTAKRDTTIAEVNEILKGAAAQSAGILTYNTKPLVSVDFNHNPASSNFDATQTKVIGGRMVKVMSWYDNEWGFSNRMLDTCKALMSAK, encoded by the coding sequence ATGACCATCCGCATCGCCATCAACGGCTATGGCCGTATCGGACGCAATGTCCTTCGTGCCTTGTACGAAGCCAATCGTCGTAGCGAGTTCGAAATCGTCGCCATCAACAATCTGGGCGATATCGAAGTCAACGCACATCTCACCGAGTACGACACCGTGCACGGCCGCTTCCGCGGCGAGGTGGGCATTGATGGCGAGCATCTGGTCGTCAATGGCGACCGCATCCGCTACCTGAGCGTGCGCGATCCGGCTCAGCTACCTTGGAAAGACCTGAATGTGGACGTGGTGTTCGAGTGCACCGGTCTGTTCACCAGCAAAGCCAAGGCCAGCGCCCACCTGGCCGCCGGCGCCAAGAAGGTCATCATCTCTGCACCGGGCGGTGCCGATGTGGATGCCACCATTGTTTACGGTGTGAACCATGGCGCGCTCAAGGCCGAGCACACGGTCATTTCCAATGCCAGCTGCACCACCAACTGTCTGGCCCCGCTGGTGGCCCCGCTGCATGCCGCCATGGGCATTCAGGAAGGCCTGATGACCACGGTGCACAGCTACACCAATGATCAGGTGCTGACCGATCTGTACCACGAAGACCTGCGCCGCGCGCGTTCGGCAACGCAATCGATGATCCCGACCAAGACCGGCGCTGCCGCGGCCATCGGCCTCGTGATTCCGGAACTGGCCGGTAAGCTCGATGGCCTGGCCGTGCGGGTGCCGACGATCAACGTCTCGCTGGTCGATCTGGTGTTCACCGCCAAACGCGATACGACGATTGCCGAGGTCAACGAGATCCTCAAGGGCGCGGCGGCTCAATCGGCCGGCATCCTCACCTACAACACCAAGCCGCTGGTGTCGGTGGACTTCAATCACAACCCCGCATCGAGCAATTTTGATGCAACACAGACCAAGGTCATCGGCGGCCGCATGGTCAAGGTGATGTCCTGGTACGACAACGAGTGGGGCTTCTCCAACCGCATGCTCGATACCTGCAAGGCGTTGATGAGCGCCAAGTAA
- a CDS encoding alpha-amylase family glycosyl hydrolase: MSETPKFAPGRSGLAIIFSACLIAAPASAAQPADLRLHVPSPDWREQIIYFLMTDRFDDGNPANNDQGAGEYQPQSNAHYNGGDLAGVQRRLDYIQGLGATAVWITPPVANQWWDPLTRYSGYHGYWAQHFKEMDVHVGTLADYRRLSDALHRRGMYLIQDIVLNHTGNYFAYQGGWDKSDPGRFYIDNPASRPTARPTQWPFSQNDPRKPADRKMGAYHWTPNVADYTDPHQELNYQMSGLDDINTENPRVRRTLRDSYGYWIREVGVDAFRVDTVYYVPTESLRDFMVSTDPKAPGMVAAARATGRKAFHVFGEGFGIDKPFEDIQMRKLDRYQRNARGETVLPGMLNFPLYGAMGDVFARGRPPAELAWRIDRMMALHATPHLMPTFVDNHDVDRFLAGGSEAALRQSLLMTMTLPGIPTIYYGTEQGFTEQRAAMFAAGSGSGGKDHFNTGAPLYQLLADQATLRKASKVFTHGTPTPLMADAAGPGVLTYRMSYRGQQALIVFNTADHAVLLDNLETGLKPGTVLHGRYGLHGQPADLQVAADGRISLPLPPRAGMVWVAGRALPRGAFAGPAVSMAPLTQTTVSEDFKVRGQAAGVSALRLVVDGNLSAAQIVRPAADGSWEATVATDAMTNPDVEHRVTAYADEGGRMRVSATQRFKVTRRWQLLADVVDPAGDDTGPTGEYRYPGDPSWGTNRQLDLRRVQVYGSGGAMRIVLGMNKVTRSWNPQNGFDHVAFTVYVSVPGQKGGAQVLPLQNAKLPDGRAWHYRLRTHGWSNALFSAEGASADKEGTPITPAAGVAGDPVSNTVTLTLPAASLGGLRSLAGVQLYVTTWDYDGGYRRITPDGENTAFGGARANAALIMDDSAFITLPAYAIQ, translated from the coding sequence GTGAGTGAGACTCCCAAATTTGCGCCAGGCCGATCCGGTCTGGCCATTATTTTTTCTGCCTGCCTGATTGCCGCCCCGGCCTCGGCTGCGCAGCCTGCCGACCTGCGTCTGCACGTACCATCGCCCGATTGGCGTGAGCAGATCATCTATTTCCTGATGACGGATCGTTTTGATGACGGTAACCCCGCCAATAACGATCAGGGGGCGGGCGAATACCAGCCACAGAGCAATGCGCATTACAACGGTGGCGATCTGGCCGGCGTGCAGCGGCGGCTTGATTACATTCAGGGTCTGGGTGCGACGGCAGTGTGGATTACCCCGCCCGTTGCCAACCAGTGGTGGGATCCGCTCACGCGTTACAGCGGTTACCACGGTTACTGGGCACAGCATTTCAAAGAAATGGATGTGCATGTAGGCACCCTGGCCGATTACCGCCGCTTATCCGATGCCTTGCACCGTCGTGGCATGTATCTGATCCAGGACATCGTGCTCAATCACACGGGCAATTACTTTGCCTATCAGGGTGGCTGGGACAAGTCCGATCCGGGCCGTTTCTACATCGACAATCCCGCGTCCAGGCCTACGGCCCGGCCCACGCAATGGCCGTTCAGCCAGAACGACCCGCGCAAGCCGGCAGATCGCAAAATGGGTGCGTATCACTGGACGCCGAATGTGGCGGACTACACTGACCCGCATCAGGAGCTGAATTACCAGATGAGCGGGCTCGATGACATCAATACCGAGAACCCGCGGGTCCGCCGCACGCTGCGTGACAGCTACGGCTACTGGATACGCGAGGTGGGTGTGGATGCCTTCCGGGTTGACACGGTCTACTACGTACCGACCGAATCCTTGCGCGACTTCATGGTGTCTACCGACCCGAAAGCGCCCGGCATGGTGGCCGCCGCACGTGCCACCGGGCGTAAGGCATTCCATGTGTTTGGCGAGGGCTTTGGTATCGACAAGCCCTTTGAAGACATCCAGATGCGCAAGCTCGATCGCTACCAGCGCAATGCGCGGGGGGAGACGGTGCTGCCCGGCATGCTCAACTTCCCGCTATATGGCGCCATGGGCGATGTATTTGCGCGTGGGCGCCCGCCCGCCGAACTGGCCTGGCGCATCGATCGGATGATGGCTTTGCATGCCACGCCGCACCTGATGCCCACGTTCGTGGATAACCACGATGTGGACCGCTTCCTCGCCGGCGGCAGCGAGGCCGCGCTGCGGCAATCGCTGCTGATGACGATGACGCTGCCGGGCATACCGACGATCTATTACGGCACCGAACAAGGCTTTACCGAGCAGCGTGCCGCCATGTTTGCCGCAGGTTCAGGATCGGGCGGCAAGGATCATTTCAATACCGGGGCGCCCCTGTACCAACTGCTTGCCGATCAGGCCACGCTGCGCAAGGCTAGCAAGGTGTTCACCCATGGTACGCCCACGCCCCTGATGGCCGATGCTGCCGGCCCCGGCGTACTGACCTACCGCATGAGCTATCGCGGGCAGCAAGCGCTGATCGTGTTCAATACCGCTGATCATGCGGTGCTGCTCGATAATCTCGAAACCGGCCTGAAGCCCGGCACCGTGCTGCATGGTCGTTATGGTTTGCACGGGCAGCCCGCCGACCTGCAAGTGGCGGCGGATGGCCGCATCAGCCTGCCGCTGCCACCGCGTGCCGGCATGGTGTGGGTGGCGGGCAGGGCGCTGCCCCGCGGTGCATTTGCTGGCCCGGCCGTGTCGATGGCGCCACTTACCCAGACCACCGTAAGCGAGGATTTCAAGGTGCGTGGGCAGGCTGCGGGTGTGAGCGCACTGCGCCTTGTGGTGGACGGCAACCTGTCGGCTGCACAGATTGTCCGGCCTGCTGCAGACGGTAGCTGGGAAGCCACGGTCGCGACCGATGCGATGACGAATCCCGATGTCGAGCACCGTGTCACGGCCTATGCCGACGAGGGTGGGCGCATGCGGGTATCGGCCACGCAGCGGTTCAAGGTCACGCGCCGCTGGCAATTGCTCGCCGATGTAGTTGACCCCGCCGGAGACGATACCGGTCCGACCGGCGAGTACCGTTACCCCGGCGACCCTAGCTGGGGCACCAATCGGCAGCTCGATCTGCGCCGCGTGCAGGTCTATGGATCGGGCGGGGCCATGCGCATCGTGCTGGGCATGAACAAAGTGACGCGCAGCTGGAATCCGCAGAACGGTTTTGACCATGTGGCGTTCACGGTATACGTCAGCGTGCCGGGCCAGAAGGGCGGGGCGCAAGTGCTGCCTTTGCAGAACGCCAAGCTGCCCGATGGACGCGCCTGGCATTACCGCTTGCGCACCCATGGCTGGTCCAACGCCTTGTTCAGTGCCGAGGGCGCCAGTGCCGACAAGGAAGGCACACCTATCACCCCGGCTGCCGGTGTGGCAGGTGATCCGGTCAGCAATACGGTGACGCTGACCTTACCCGCCGCATCGCTGGGCGGTTTGCGCTCGCTGGCAGGCGTGCAGCTCTATGTGACGACCTGGGATTATGACGGAGGCTACCGGCGCATCACGCCTGATGGCGAGAATACGGCGTTTGGTGGAGCGCGTGCAAATGCCGCGCTGATCATGGATGATAGCGCTTTCATAACGCTGCCGGCCTACGCCATTCAATGA